In the Sandaracinus amylolyticus genome, CCTCGACGAGCTCCATCACGATGAACGAGCGCCCGTCTGCGAGCCGACCGAAGTCGAGCACGTCGACGATCCCGCGATGTCGCGCCCGCGCCGCCGCCTTCGCCTCGACCACGAACTGCGCGGCGAGCATCGGATCGCTCGCCGCGCCCGGCAGCAGCAGCTTGATCGCGACGTGCTTGTCGAGGACGAGGTGCCGCGCGCGATGGACCGTGCCCATCCCGCCGCGCCCGATCTCGTCGAGCAAGCGATAGCGCCCGGCGCGCGCGGGCGCACGCTCGTCACCGCTCGGCTCCGCGACGTCTTCGATCTCGCGCTCGTCGAGATCCGCGATGCGACGCAGCTCGGCCGCCAGTCCCCGCGGCGTCACCCGCGTCACCAGCAGCACGTCGATCGCCGGTGCCTCGGTGCCGGGCCCGCGCACCAGCGGCTCGGCGCGCCCGTCGCGCAGTCGCACGCGGATGCGCCCGACCCGCGACTCGCTCCCTCCGAGCGGCAGCTCCGCGATCAACGCGAGCCGCGCCACCACCGCGTCCGCGAGCGCAGCATCGATCGTGATCGCGCGCCCGTACGTCGGCTCGTACCGGATCTCGTGCCGGCGCGCGCCCGGCTCGATCGTCACCGCATGCGCGCCCCGCCGCACGATCGCGAGGAGCAGCAGATCGGCGACCTCGACGGCCGAGAGCGCATCGAGCGCGGTGATCGCCTCCTGCATGCGAGCCGCCGAGGATACCGAGGAAGCGCGCGGCTGTTCTAGACTCGCGCACGATGTCGCATCCGGTCGTGCAGCCGCTCACCGCCTACCAGCGCAAGCTCTTCGTCTTCCTCGGCGTCGCGACGTTCTTCGAGGGCTTCGATCAGATGGCGCTCGCGCAGATCCTCCCGACGCTGCGCGACGAGATGCACCTCGGCGAGTGGGAGACCGGCCTGCTCGTCGCGTTCGTGAACCTCGGCACCGTCGTCGCGTATCTGCTGGTGCGACAAGCCGACGTGTGGGGCCGGCGCGTCGTGCTCTCGCTGACCATCGCGGGCTACACGCTCTTCTCGTTCGCGAGCGGCCTCGTGTCGTCGCCCTGGCTCTTCGCTGCGCTGCAGTTCGTCGCGCGCGTTTTCCTCATCGGCGAGTGGGCGGTCTCGGTCATCTACGCGGCCGAGGAATTCCCGGCCTCGCGCCGCGGCATGGTCATCGGCGTGATCAGCGCGTGGAGCGCGCTCGGCGCGGTCGTCTGCGCGGGCATCGTCCCGCTGCTCGTCCGCTCTCCGTTCGGGTGGAGGACCGTGTACTTCGTGGGCACGGTGCCGCTCGTGCTGCTCGCGTTCTCGCGTCGCTCGCTGCGCGAGACCGAGCGCTTCGCGGCCCTCGCGCCCGAAGAGCGCGTCGCCTCGTCGCTCACGCGCATCCTGCGCACGCCGTATCGCGCTCGCGTGCTGCAGCTCGCGCTGATCTGGGGCCTCACCTACGTGTGCACGCAGACCGCGGTGACCTTCTTCAAGCAGCACGCGGTCGAGGATCTCGGCATGCCGGACACCCGCGTCGGTCTGCTGATCAGCGTCGCCGCGGTGGTCTCGATGCCGCTGGTGTTCATGGTCGGACGGCTCCTCGACGTCACCGGACGACGCCGCGGATCGATCGTCATCTTCCTGCTCACCGCGGCGGGCGCGCTCGGCAGCTACACGCTCGAGGGCGAAGGGATGCTCTTCGTCCCGGTGGTGCTCGCCATCTTCGGCGCATCCGCGGTGCTGCCCGCGCTCAATGCGTTCACCACCGAGCTCTTCCCGACCGAGCTGCGCTCCGACGCCTTCGCGTGGTCGAACAACCTGCTCGGTCGTCTCGGCTACGTCGTCGCGCCGATCGCGGTGGGCCTCGCCGCCGAAGAGATCGGCTGGGGCCTCGCCGTCGCGTCGACCGCGATCGGACCGATCCTCGCGCTCGTGCTGATCCTCAAGTGGATGCCCGAGACGCGCGGCCGCGAGCTCGAGGACACCTCTGCGATGCACTGAAATGGAGAACGCGCGCCCGGCAGCGAGCCGAGCGCGCGTTCTCGTGTGGATCTTCCGGCGATCAGCAGTCGTCGTCGAAGATGCCCGGCCCCGGCGTCAGGATGTTGTCCGGGTCGAAGTACGCCTTCGAGACCTGCGCGCGCAGCCACTCGGATCCGTAGTGACGACGCCAGTCGGCGCGCGTGAAGTCGAGCGTGCCGATCGGATAGCGATAGCCACCGACCGCCACCGCGCGATCGAACCACGCGCGGTTGCGCGCACGCTTCGCCGCTGCGTACGAGGGCTCGAACCCCGGCGCGTTGTTCGCGGTGAGCACGTCGAAGAGCCACACCACGTCGTCGTCGGGCAGACGGAACATCGGCCGCGTGATCGTCGACGTCTTCAGCGGGAAGACGAGGATGAATCCCGCGATGCCGAGGTCGTCGGGCGCCAGCGAGGTGAGCGTGTCGTCGACGTACTCCTCGACGTCGCTGTCGGGCAGGAACACGTCGAACCACGGCTTCATCGCGCCCGCCCAGAGCCCGATCGACGACAGGAACGCGATGCCCTGGTCGACACGCGTGTGGTAGTCGAAATAGGGCCCGTCGAGCTCGACCATGTTCGCGGGATCGAACTGCAGGCCGCGGAGCAGATACGCCGTGTCGGGCGGCGATCCCGCGTCGTACCACTGCGCCGTGTACATCTCGTAGAACCACGCGCCGGTCGCGGGGTCCTGCTTCGCTCCGCCGTAGACGAGGTCGATCTCCTCGCGCGCGACGAGCGTGCGCATGTCGTCGAAGAACGTGCCGATGTCGTCGTAGCGGATCGTCTGATCACGCACGAGCGCACCGACCGTCACGAGCCGCAGCTTCGCGCGGACGATGATCGCGTACTGACCGACGCCCGCGAGCACCGCCTCGAAGAGCGAGCGGTTGCGCGACATCGAGCAGACCTCGAGCGTGCCGCGTCCGGTCACGACGGTGAGCTCGAGGACGTGCTGCACCTGCACGCCACGCTTGTAGGCCATGCCGCTGATGCCGCCCATCGAGAGCGTTCCGCCGACCGAGAGGCCCTGGAAGCCCGTGAGCACCGGCGGCGACTGGCTCGTCGCGAGCGTATGGGTCAGCAGGTTCGCCCACGTCGAGCCCGCGTCGACGACGGCGTAGCCCGCACCGATCTCGTGCACGGCGTTCAACGTCGCCATGTCGATGAGCAGGCCGTTCTGGACGAGGCCCTGACCGTCGGTCGAATGGGCCTGACCACGCGCCGCGACTTTGATCTCGCGGTCACGACAAAAGCGCACCATGCGCTGGACGTCGGCGATGGAGCCGGGTCGCAGCACCGCTGCCGGCGTCTGGAAGACGAGCGTGCCCTTGTCGTTGCTGTACGCGGCACGTGTCGAGACGTCGGTGAGGAGCTGGCCGTCGAGGGCTGGCACTGCGTCGAACGCATCACAGCCCGAGTACCCCTGGGCGACCCACGCGCGCGCCGAGGAGCTGAACCCGACGACGGCTGCCGCAGCACCCACGGTGGCCGTCGCACGCAGGAACTCACGCCGATTCGTCACGTCCATGAAACCTCCTCTGAACGAGAGTCGCCCTCGCAGCTCGC is a window encoding:
- a CDS encoding FAD-binding protein produces the protein MDVTNRREFLRATATVGAAAAVVGFSSSARAWVAQGYSGCDAFDAVPALDGQLLTDVSTRAAYSNDKGTLVFQTPAAVLRPGSIADVQRMVRFCRDREIKVAARGQAHSTDGQGLVQNGLLIDMATLNAVHEIGAGYAVVDAGSTWANLLTHTLATSQSPPVLTGFQGLSVGGTLSMGGISGMAYKRGVQVQHVLELTVVTGRGTLEVCSMSRNRSLFEAVLAGVGQYAIIVRAKLRLVTVGALVRDQTIRYDDIGTFFDDMRTLVAREEIDLVYGGAKQDPATGAWFYEMYTAQWYDAGSPPDTAYLLRGLQFDPANMVELDGPYFDYHTRVDQGIAFLSSIGLWAGAMKPWFDVFLPDSDVEEYVDDTLTSLAPDDLGIAGFILVFPLKTSTITRPMFRLPDDDVVWLFDVLTANNAPGFEPSYAAAKRARNRAWFDRAVAVGGYRYPIGTLDFTRADWRRHYGSEWLRAQVSKAYFDPDNILTPGPGIFDDDC
- a CDS encoding serine/threonine-protein kinase, encoding MQEAITALDALSAVEVADLLLLAIVRRGAHAVTIEPGARRHEIRYEPTYGRAITIDAALADAVVARLALIAELPLGGSESRVGRIRVRLRDGRAEPLVRGPGTEAPAIDVLLVTRVTPRGLAAELRRIADLDEREIEDVAEPSGDERAPARAGRYRLLDEIGRGGMGTVHRARHLVLDKHVAIKLLLPGAASDPMLAAQFVVEAKAAARARHRGIVDVLDFGRLADGRSFIVMELVEAPTLDERLQAGPIEPRRALIIARRIAAALRAAHAQGVVHRDLKPSNVFVDDDDHVKIGDFGLAAIIDASFEPARTGEGPRSELVIGTAAYMAPEQVRGEAADRRSDLYALGCVLFEMLTGRAPFAGLSVARLLEAQLEAPVPRIVRPGGTPVPEGIQAIVDRAMAKRREERYQSAREMIVDLRRAARAASRADWRRWLSR
- a CDS encoding MFS transporter produces the protein MSHPVVQPLTAYQRKLFVFLGVATFFEGFDQMALAQILPTLRDEMHLGEWETGLLVAFVNLGTVVAYLLVRQADVWGRRVVLSLTIAGYTLFSFASGLVSSPWLFAALQFVARVFLIGEWAVSVIYAAEEFPASRRGMVIGVISAWSALGAVVCAGIVPLLVRSPFGWRTVYFVGTVPLVLLAFSRRSLRETERFAALAPEERVASSLTRILRTPYRARVLQLALIWGLTYVCTQTAVTFFKQHAVEDLGMPDTRVGLLISVAAVVSMPLVFMVGRLLDVTGRRRGSIVIFLLTAAGALGSYTLEGEGMLFVPVVLAIFGASAVLPALNAFTTELFPTELRSDAFAWSNNLLGRLGYVVAPIAVGLAAEEIGWGLAVASTAIGPILALVLILKWMPETRGRELEDTSAMH